A genomic window from Hirundo rustica isolate bHirRus1 chromosome 14, bHirRus1.pri.v3, whole genome shotgun sequence includes:
- the BRD8 gene encoding bromodomain-containing protein 8 isoform X1, translating into MAAGPGKHKLLSAGPTEPWSIREKLCLASSVMRSGDQNWVSVSRAIKPFAEPGRPPDWFSQKHCASQYSELLETTETPKRKRGEKGEVVETVEDVIVRKLTAERVEELKKIIKETQEKYRQLKKDAELIQAGHMDNRLEELCNEIMIKKKMEEEEAEVKRKATDAAYQARQAIKNPPRRLTGVMVRSPAGSTSPGGDYSLGDLSQPAGDEASPGVTPGTLPSTPVASFIGIPDTPPGSAPLDAPMTPVTDDSPQKKMLGQKATPPPSPLLSELLKKGSLLPTSPRLVGENEMAVASAHMNSSGVLLEVGGVLPVLHSGEMQSAPGAVPASPAASGAPTLSRLLEAGPAQFTSPLASFSAVASEPPAKLLPPPVEPVSQATIVMMPTLSAPAVVPPAAAPESVATVSQPEACVSMEAVSDSHTVTVSMDSSEISMIIDSIKKECLGSGAGSTAGSSKDHCMDGKEDLDLAEKMDIAVSYTGEELDFDTVGNIIAIIEDKVDDHPEVLDAAVVEAALSSFCEDTDDPQTLPGPWEHSIRQEHEKQAQMPQVSVTVKQERLECEEPEAKGIRDLMGISELGSEIKTELAEQDQSQLGPEETIPATARVTETPELRNQEIEEDQRAAVTSGETSEIKIESSQGEDAVLNPVKTETPPDDDSSPPQVPNVSEDSSQADVQHKFELSESMKEEAQALFRSQIKDGQGEEDDEDGASEAASLEEPKEEDQGEGYLSEMDNEPPVSESDDGFSVHNAPLQSHALADSIPSSPASSQFSVCSEDQEAIQAQKIWKKAIMLVWRAAANHRYANVFLQPVTDDIAPGYHSIVQRPMDLSTIKKNIENGLIRTTAEFQRDIMLMFQNAVMYNSSDHDVYHMAVEMQRDVLEQIQQFLATQLMMQTSESGISAKSLRGRDSTRKQDASEKDSVPMGSPAFLLSLFLPLPHVRGSTKGLGRVRSQLCVLYVFLVQKANKTLQKYLALCPW; encoded by the exons atggcggcggggcccggga AGCACAAGCTGCTGAGCGCCGGCCCCACCGAGCCCTGGTCCATCCGCGAGAAGCTCTGCCTGGCCTCCTCCGTCATGCGCAGCGGCGACCAGAACTG GGTCTCAGTCAGCAGGGCCATCAAACCTTTTGCAGAGCCAGGACGCCCACCTGACTGGTTTTCCCAAAAG CACTGTGCATCTCAGTACTCAGAGCTCTTGGAGACCACGGAGACCCCTAA aagaaaacgtggggagaagggagaagttGTAGAAACCGTGGAAGATGTTATTGTGCGGAAACTGACTGCAGAGCGGGTTGAGGAGTTGAAGAAAATTATcaaagaaacacaggaaaaatacag GCAACTCAAGAAGGATGCAGAGCTGATCCAGGCCGGACACATGGATAACAGACTGGAGGAGCTGTGCAATGAGATCATGAT aaagaaaaaaatggaagaggaggaggcagaagtCAAGAGGAAGGCTACAGACGCTGCTTATCAGG CTCGCCAGGCCATTAAGAACCCACCTCGAAGACTCACGGGGGTGATGGTTCGTTCTCCCGCTGGCTCCACCTCCCCGGGCGGGGATTATTCCCTTGGAGATCTGTCCCAGCCCGCTGGGGATGAGGCCAGCCCAGGG gtCACGCCAGGGACATTGCCCAGCACCCCAGTTGCCTCCTTCATTGGAATCCCTGACAcccctccaggctctgctcccctggATGCCCCCATGACCCCAGTCACTGATGATTCACCCCAGAAAAAGATGCTAGGACAAAAAGCAACTCcgcctccttcccctctgctctcagagctgctgaagaaGGGCAGTCTCCTGCCCACAAGCCCCAGGCTG GTTGGTGAAAATGAAATGGCAGTGGCTTCTGCTCACATGAACAGCTCTGGAGTGCTGCTGGAGGTAGGAGGTGTCCTTCCAGTGCTGCACAGTGGGGAAATGCAGTCAGCAcctggtgctgtccctgcaTCTCCGGCTGCTTCAG GTGCTCCTACGCTTTCCCGGCTTTTAGAAGCTGGCCCTGCACAGTTCACCTCACCTCTTGCTTCCTTCTCCGCTGTTGCCAGCGAGCCTCCAGCTAAGCTCCTGCCACCCCCCGTAGAGCCTGTGTCCCAGGCCACTATTGTCATGATGCCCACGCTGTCAGCACCAGCCGTTGTgccaccagctgcagctccagaaagCGTAGCCACAG TGAGCCAGCCAGAAGCCTGTGTTTCCATGGAGGCAGTGTCTGATTCCCATACTGTGACAGTGTCCATGGACAGCAGTGAAATATCAATGATCATTGATTCCATCAAGAAAGAGTGCCTAGGttctggggctggcagcactgcGGGATCTTCCAAAGATCACTGCATGGATGGGAAAGAAGATCTGGATTTGGCGGAAAAAATGGATATTGCAGTGTCCTATACGGGGGAAGAGCTGGACTTTGATACGGTTGGAAATATTATAGCCATCATTGAGGACAAG GTAGATGACCACCCTGAAGTCCTGGATGCAGCAGTTGTTGAGGCTGCTCTGTCTTCTTTCTGCGAAGATACCGATGACCCTCAGACCCTTCCTGGCCCATGGGAGCATTCGATTCGTCAGGAGCATGAGAAACAGGCCCAGATGCCACAAGTGTCTGTGACTGTGAAGCAGGAGAGACTGGAGTGTGAGGAGCCAGAGGCAAAGGGAATTCGAGACCTAATGGGCATCAGTGAGCTGGGAtcagaaataaagacagaacTTGCAGAGCAGGACCAGAGTCAGCTGGGCCCTGAAGAAACCATACCAGCAACTGCAAGAGTGACAGAAACACCAGAGCTTAGAAACCAAGAGATAGAAGAAGATCAAAGAGCAGCTGTAACATCAGGAGAGACTTCTGAAATCAAGATAGAGTCGTCCCAGGGAGAAGATGCAGTACTCAATCCAGTAAAGACAGAG aCCCCACCTGATGATGATTCATCCCCTCCACAAGTCCCAAATGTGAGTGAAGACTCCTCACAGGCTGATGTTCAGCACAAATTTGAGCTGTCAG agTCAATGAAGGAGGAGGCCCAAGCCCTGTTTAGGAGTCAGATAAAG GATGGGCAGGGTGAGGAGGATGATGAGGACGGTGCCAGTGAGGCTGCCAGTTTGGAGGAACCCAAAGAAGAAGACCAGGGTGAGGGGTATCTCTCAGAGATGGATAACGAGCCCCCCGTGAGCGAGAGCGACGACGGCTTCAGCGTCCACAACGCGCCCTTGCAGTCGCACGCGCTGGCCGACTCCATCCCCAGCAGCCCGGCCTCCTCGCAGTT CTCAGTGTGCAGTGAGGACCAGGAAGCGATACAGGCTCAGAAGATCTGGAAGAAAGCCATCATGCTGgtttggagagcagcagctAATCACAG GTATGCCAATGTCTTTTTACAGCCTGTAACTGATGACATAGCACCAGGCTACCACAGCATCGTGCAGAG GCCAATGGATTTGTCGACCATCAAAAAGAACATTGAGAACGGGCTGATCCGAACCACAGCTGAGTTCCAGCGGGACATTATGCTGATGTTTCAGAATGCAGTGATGTACAACAGCTCTGACCATGATGTGTACCACATGGCTGTGGAGATGCAGAGAGATGTCCTGGAGCAGATCCAG CAATTTCTGGCCACACAGCTGATGATGCAAACATCAGAGTCAGGGATCAGTGCAAAGAGCCTGCGGGGGCGAGACTCCACTCGCAAGCAGGATGCTTCAGAGAAG GACAGTGTCCCAATGGgctctcctgccttccttctctctctcttt CTGCCCCTTCCACACGTCCGAGGCAGTACAAAAGGTCTTGGGAGAGTGAGGAGTCAGCTGTGTGTCCTTTATGTGTTCCTGGTTCAGAAAGCAAATAAGACTCTGCAGAAATATCTTGCTCTGTGCCCGTGGTGA
- the BRD8 gene encoding bromodomain-containing protein 8 isoform X3, with protein MAAGPGKHKLLSAGPTEPWSIREKLCLASSVMRSGDQNWVSVSRAIKPFAEPGRPPDWFSQKHCASQYSELLETTETPKRKRGEKGEVVETVEDVIVRKLTAERVEELKKIIKETQEKYRQLKKDAELIQAGHMDNRLEELCNEIMIKKKMEEEEAEVKRKATDAAYQARQAIKNPPRRLTGVMVRSPAGSTSPGGDYSLGDLSQPAGDEASPGVGENEMAVASAHMNSSGVLLEVGGVLPVLHSGEMQSAPGAVPASPAASGAPTLSRLLEAGPAQFTSPLASFSAVASEPPAKLLPPPVEPVSQATIVMMPTLSAPAVVPPAAAPESVATVSQPEACVSMEAVSDSHTVTVSMDSSEISMIIDSIKKECLGSGAGSTAGSSKDHCMDGKEDLDLAEKMDIAVSYTGEELDFDTVGNIIAIIEDKVDDHPEVLDAAVVEAALSSFCEDTDDPQTLPGPWEHSIRQEHEKQAQMPQVSVTVKQERLECEEPEAKGIRDLMGISELGSEIKTELAEQDQSQLGPEETIPATARVTETPELRNQEIEEDQRAAVTSGETSEIKIESSQGEDAVLNPVKTETPPDDDSSPPQVPNVSEDSSQADVQHKFELSESMKEEAQALFRSQIKDGQGEEDDEDGASEAASLEEPKEEDQGEGYLSEMDNEPPVSESDDGFSVHNAPLQSHALADSIPSSPASSQFSVCSEDQEAIQAQKIWKKAIMLVWRAAANHRYANVFLQPVTDDIAPGYHSIVQRPMDLSTIKKNIENGLIRTTAEFQRDIMLMFQNAVMYNSSDHDVYHMAVEMQRDVLEQIQQFLATQLMMQTSESGISAKSLRGRDSTRKQDASEKDSVPMGSPAFLLSLFLPLPHVRGSTKGLGRVRSQLCVLYVFLVQKANKTLQKYLALCPW; from the exons atggcggcggggcccggga AGCACAAGCTGCTGAGCGCCGGCCCCACCGAGCCCTGGTCCATCCGCGAGAAGCTCTGCCTGGCCTCCTCCGTCATGCGCAGCGGCGACCAGAACTG GGTCTCAGTCAGCAGGGCCATCAAACCTTTTGCAGAGCCAGGACGCCCACCTGACTGGTTTTCCCAAAAG CACTGTGCATCTCAGTACTCAGAGCTCTTGGAGACCACGGAGACCCCTAA aagaaaacgtggggagaagggagaagttGTAGAAACCGTGGAAGATGTTATTGTGCGGAAACTGACTGCAGAGCGGGTTGAGGAGTTGAAGAAAATTATcaaagaaacacaggaaaaatacag GCAACTCAAGAAGGATGCAGAGCTGATCCAGGCCGGACACATGGATAACAGACTGGAGGAGCTGTGCAATGAGATCATGAT aaagaaaaaaatggaagaggaggaggcagaagtCAAGAGGAAGGCTACAGACGCTGCTTATCAGG CTCGCCAGGCCATTAAGAACCCACCTCGAAGACTCACGGGGGTGATGGTTCGTTCTCCCGCTGGCTCCACCTCCCCGGGCGGGGATTATTCCCTTGGAGATCTGTCCCAGCCCGCTGGGGATGAGGCCAGCCCAGGG GTTGGTGAAAATGAAATGGCAGTGGCTTCTGCTCACATGAACAGCTCTGGAGTGCTGCTGGAGGTAGGAGGTGTCCTTCCAGTGCTGCACAGTGGGGAAATGCAGTCAGCAcctggtgctgtccctgcaTCTCCGGCTGCTTCAG GTGCTCCTACGCTTTCCCGGCTTTTAGAAGCTGGCCCTGCACAGTTCACCTCACCTCTTGCTTCCTTCTCCGCTGTTGCCAGCGAGCCTCCAGCTAAGCTCCTGCCACCCCCCGTAGAGCCTGTGTCCCAGGCCACTATTGTCATGATGCCCACGCTGTCAGCACCAGCCGTTGTgccaccagctgcagctccagaaagCGTAGCCACAG TGAGCCAGCCAGAAGCCTGTGTTTCCATGGAGGCAGTGTCTGATTCCCATACTGTGACAGTGTCCATGGACAGCAGTGAAATATCAATGATCATTGATTCCATCAAGAAAGAGTGCCTAGGttctggggctggcagcactgcGGGATCTTCCAAAGATCACTGCATGGATGGGAAAGAAGATCTGGATTTGGCGGAAAAAATGGATATTGCAGTGTCCTATACGGGGGAAGAGCTGGACTTTGATACGGTTGGAAATATTATAGCCATCATTGAGGACAAG GTAGATGACCACCCTGAAGTCCTGGATGCAGCAGTTGTTGAGGCTGCTCTGTCTTCTTTCTGCGAAGATACCGATGACCCTCAGACCCTTCCTGGCCCATGGGAGCATTCGATTCGTCAGGAGCATGAGAAACAGGCCCAGATGCCACAAGTGTCTGTGACTGTGAAGCAGGAGAGACTGGAGTGTGAGGAGCCAGAGGCAAAGGGAATTCGAGACCTAATGGGCATCAGTGAGCTGGGAtcagaaataaagacagaacTTGCAGAGCAGGACCAGAGTCAGCTGGGCCCTGAAGAAACCATACCAGCAACTGCAAGAGTGACAGAAACACCAGAGCTTAGAAACCAAGAGATAGAAGAAGATCAAAGAGCAGCTGTAACATCAGGAGAGACTTCTGAAATCAAGATAGAGTCGTCCCAGGGAGAAGATGCAGTACTCAATCCAGTAAAGACAGAG aCCCCACCTGATGATGATTCATCCCCTCCACAAGTCCCAAATGTGAGTGAAGACTCCTCACAGGCTGATGTTCAGCACAAATTTGAGCTGTCAG agTCAATGAAGGAGGAGGCCCAAGCCCTGTTTAGGAGTCAGATAAAG GATGGGCAGGGTGAGGAGGATGATGAGGACGGTGCCAGTGAGGCTGCCAGTTTGGAGGAACCCAAAGAAGAAGACCAGGGTGAGGGGTATCTCTCAGAGATGGATAACGAGCCCCCCGTGAGCGAGAGCGACGACGGCTTCAGCGTCCACAACGCGCCCTTGCAGTCGCACGCGCTGGCCGACTCCATCCCCAGCAGCCCGGCCTCCTCGCAGTT CTCAGTGTGCAGTGAGGACCAGGAAGCGATACAGGCTCAGAAGATCTGGAAGAAAGCCATCATGCTGgtttggagagcagcagctAATCACAG GTATGCCAATGTCTTTTTACAGCCTGTAACTGATGACATAGCACCAGGCTACCACAGCATCGTGCAGAG GCCAATGGATTTGTCGACCATCAAAAAGAACATTGAGAACGGGCTGATCCGAACCACAGCTGAGTTCCAGCGGGACATTATGCTGATGTTTCAGAATGCAGTGATGTACAACAGCTCTGACCATGATGTGTACCACATGGCTGTGGAGATGCAGAGAGATGTCCTGGAGCAGATCCAG CAATTTCTGGCCACACAGCTGATGATGCAAACATCAGAGTCAGGGATCAGTGCAAAGAGCCTGCGGGGGCGAGACTCCACTCGCAAGCAGGATGCTTCAGAGAAG GACAGTGTCCCAATGGgctctcctgccttccttctctctctcttt CTGCCCCTTCCACACGTCCGAGGCAGTACAAAAGGTCTTGGGAGAGTGAGGAGTCAGCTGTGTGTCCTTTATGTGTTCCTGGTTCAGAAAGCAAATAAGACTCTGCAGAAATATCTTGCTCTGTGCCCGTGGTGA
- the BRD8 gene encoding bromodomain-containing protein 8 isoform X2, producing the protein MAAGPGKHKLLSAGPTEPWSIREKLCLASSVMRSGDQNWVSVSRAIKPFAEPGRPPDWFSQKHCASQYSELLETTETPKRKRGEKGEVVETVEDVIVRKLTAERVEELKKIIKETQEKYRQLKKDAELIQAGHMDNRLEELCNEIMIKKKMEEEEAEVKRKATDAAYQARQAIKNPPRRLTGVMVRSPAGSTSPGGDYSLGDLSQPAGDEASPGVTPGTLPSTPVASFIGIPDTPPGSAPLDAPMTPVTDDSPQKKMLGQKATPPPSPLLSELLKKGSLLPTSPRLVGENEMAVASAHMNSSGVLLEVGGVLPVLHSGEMQSAPGAVPASPAASGAPTLSRLLEAGPAQFTSPLASFSAVASEPPAKLLPPPVEPVSQATIVMMPTLSAPAVVPPAAAPESVATVSQPEACVSMEAVSDSHTVTVSMDSSEISMIIDSIKKECLGSGAGSTAGSSKDHCMDGKEDLDLAEKMDIAVSYTGEELDFDTVGNIIAIIEDKVDDHPEVLDAAVVEAALSSFCEDTDDPQTLPGPWEHSIRQEHEKQAQMPQVSVTVKQERLECEEPEAKGIRDLMGISELGSEIKTELAEQDQSQLGPEETIPATARVTETPELRNQEIEEDQRAAVTSGETSEIKIESSQGEDAVLNPVKTETPPDDDSSPPQVPNVSEDSSQADVQHKFELSESMKEEAQALFRSQIKDGQGEEDDEDGASEAASLEEPKEEDQGEGYLSEMDNEPPVSESDDGFSVHNAPLQSHALADSIPSSPASSQFSVCSEDQEAIQAQKIWKKAIMLVWRAAANHRYANVFLQPVTDDIAPGYHSIVQRPMDLSTIKKNIENGLIRTTAEFQRDIMLMFQNAVMYNSSDHDVYHMAVEMQRDVLEQIQQFLATQLMMQTSESGISAKSLRGRDSTRKQDASEKDSVPMGSPAFLLSLFDGGTRGRRCAIEADMKMKK; encoded by the exons atggcggcggggcccggga AGCACAAGCTGCTGAGCGCCGGCCCCACCGAGCCCTGGTCCATCCGCGAGAAGCTCTGCCTGGCCTCCTCCGTCATGCGCAGCGGCGACCAGAACTG GGTCTCAGTCAGCAGGGCCATCAAACCTTTTGCAGAGCCAGGACGCCCACCTGACTGGTTTTCCCAAAAG CACTGTGCATCTCAGTACTCAGAGCTCTTGGAGACCACGGAGACCCCTAA aagaaaacgtggggagaagggagaagttGTAGAAACCGTGGAAGATGTTATTGTGCGGAAACTGACTGCAGAGCGGGTTGAGGAGTTGAAGAAAATTATcaaagaaacacaggaaaaatacag GCAACTCAAGAAGGATGCAGAGCTGATCCAGGCCGGACACATGGATAACAGACTGGAGGAGCTGTGCAATGAGATCATGAT aaagaaaaaaatggaagaggaggaggcagaagtCAAGAGGAAGGCTACAGACGCTGCTTATCAGG CTCGCCAGGCCATTAAGAACCCACCTCGAAGACTCACGGGGGTGATGGTTCGTTCTCCCGCTGGCTCCACCTCCCCGGGCGGGGATTATTCCCTTGGAGATCTGTCCCAGCCCGCTGGGGATGAGGCCAGCCCAGGG gtCACGCCAGGGACATTGCCCAGCACCCCAGTTGCCTCCTTCATTGGAATCCCTGACAcccctccaggctctgctcccctggATGCCCCCATGACCCCAGTCACTGATGATTCACCCCAGAAAAAGATGCTAGGACAAAAAGCAACTCcgcctccttcccctctgctctcagagctgctgaagaaGGGCAGTCTCCTGCCCACAAGCCCCAGGCTG GTTGGTGAAAATGAAATGGCAGTGGCTTCTGCTCACATGAACAGCTCTGGAGTGCTGCTGGAGGTAGGAGGTGTCCTTCCAGTGCTGCACAGTGGGGAAATGCAGTCAGCAcctggtgctgtccctgcaTCTCCGGCTGCTTCAG GTGCTCCTACGCTTTCCCGGCTTTTAGAAGCTGGCCCTGCACAGTTCACCTCACCTCTTGCTTCCTTCTCCGCTGTTGCCAGCGAGCCTCCAGCTAAGCTCCTGCCACCCCCCGTAGAGCCTGTGTCCCAGGCCACTATTGTCATGATGCCCACGCTGTCAGCACCAGCCGTTGTgccaccagctgcagctccagaaagCGTAGCCACAG TGAGCCAGCCAGAAGCCTGTGTTTCCATGGAGGCAGTGTCTGATTCCCATACTGTGACAGTGTCCATGGACAGCAGTGAAATATCAATGATCATTGATTCCATCAAGAAAGAGTGCCTAGGttctggggctggcagcactgcGGGATCTTCCAAAGATCACTGCATGGATGGGAAAGAAGATCTGGATTTGGCGGAAAAAATGGATATTGCAGTGTCCTATACGGGGGAAGAGCTGGACTTTGATACGGTTGGAAATATTATAGCCATCATTGAGGACAAG GTAGATGACCACCCTGAAGTCCTGGATGCAGCAGTTGTTGAGGCTGCTCTGTCTTCTTTCTGCGAAGATACCGATGACCCTCAGACCCTTCCTGGCCCATGGGAGCATTCGATTCGTCAGGAGCATGAGAAACAGGCCCAGATGCCACAAGTGTCTGTGACTGTGAAGCAGGAGAGACTGGAGTGTGAGGAGCCAGAGGCAAAGGGAATTCGAGACCTAATGGGCATCAGTGAGCTGGGAtcagaaataaagacagaacTTGCAGAGCAGGACCAGAGTCAGCTGGGCCCTGAAGAAACCATACCAGCAACTGCAAGAGTGACAGAAACACCAGAGCTTAGAAACCAAGAGATAGAAGAAGATCAAAGAGCAGCTGTAACATCAGGAGAGACTTCTGAAATCAAGATAGAGTCGTCCCAGGGAGAAGATGCAGTACTCAATCCAGTAAAGACAGAG aCCCCACCTGATGATGATTCATCCCCTCCACAAGTCCCAAATGTGAGTGAAGACTCCTCACAGGCTGATGTTCAGCACAAATTTGAGCTGTCAG agTCAATGAAGGAGGAGGCCCAAGCCCTGTTTAGGAGTCAGATAAAG GATGGGCAGGGTGAGGAGGATGATGAGGACGGTGCCAGTGAGGCTGCCAGTTTGGAGGAACCCAAAGAAGAAGACCAGGGTGAGGGGTATCTCTCAGAGATGGATAACGAGCCCCCCGTGAGCGAGAGCGACGACGGCTTCAGCGTCCACAACGCGCCCTTGCAGTCGCACGCGCTGGCCGACTCCATCCCCAGCAGCCCGGCCTCCTCGCAGTT CTCAGTGTGCAGTGAGGACCAGGAAGCGATACAGGCTCAGAAGATCTGGAAGAAAGCCATCATGCTGgtttggagagcagcagctAATCACAG GTATGCCAATGTCTTTTTACAGCCTGTAACTGATGACATAGCACCAGGCTACCACAGCATCGTGCAGAG GCCAATGGATTTGTCGACCATCAAAAAGAACATTGAGAACGGGCTGATCCGAACCACAGCTGAGTTCCAGCGGGACATTATGCTGATGTTTCAGAATGCAGTGATGTACAACAGCTCTGACCATGATGTGTACCACATGGCTGTGGAGATGCAGAGAGATGTCCTGGAGCAGATCCAG CAATTTCTGGCCACACAGCTGATGATGCAAACATCAGAGTCAGGGATCAGTGCAAAGAGCCTGCGGGGGCGAGACTCCACTCGCAAGCAGGATGCTTCAGAGAAG GACAGTGTCCCAATGGgctctcctgccttccttctctctctcttt GACGGAGGCACCAGAGGGCGGCGCTGCGCCATCGAGGCAGACATGAAGATGAAGAAATGA